A region from the Musa acuminata AAA Group cultivar baxijiao chromosome BXJ1-10, Cavendish_Baxijiao_AAA, whole genome shotgun sequence genome encodes:
- the LOC135594723 gene encoding protein CHLOROPLAST IMPORT APPARATUS 2-like: MSACLSGGGGRTYGFDLDIVKPSSSSSGRSLHSSSPSSTLSESSNLPLAISIKKARTPRKRPNQAYNEAAALLSTIYPSVFSAKELKKLSKNTRPFDSFPEFSELLPPFPVLVDAAVLIHKPQSEKPAAIRLELKHKNPVEECTSQMSSVSQKPNSPDPLHDYFDAESILDEEVEEGIDSIMGNLSMNTPTEDSNNEVSSDCNSPVNFLLGSLTGHTTCGGSELELELGLRNGSILRRASRDKDEGDWWRFPAVPVQDIFPNLKPAATIPALEKKKKKMKKKKNTAGTISILSQEESKAGLGLKLNHEEVIKAWSDRSSIFSDHPESPDSSTAAPVRLEDINLFPDTTGADGTR, translated from the exons ATGTCGGCGTGtttgagcggcggcggcggccggacCTACGGCTTCGACCTCGACATCGTGAAGCCGTCGTCTTCGTCGTCGGGCCGCTCCTTGCACTCTTCGTCGCCTTCTTCCACCCTCTCCGAATCGAGCAATTTGCCGCTCGCGATCTCCATCAAGAAGGCGAGAACTCCCCGGAAGCGGCCCAACCAGGCCTACAACGAGGCCGCCGCGCTCCTCTCCACCATCTACCCCAGCGTCTTCTCCGCCAAGGAACTCAAAAAGCTATCCAAGAACACGAGACCTTTCGACTCCTTCCCGGAATTCTCCGAGCTTCTTCCACCTTTCCCGGTCCTCGTAGACGCGGCAGTCCTAATCCACAAGCCTCAGTCGGAGAAGCCGGCCGCCATCCGCCTCGAGCTCAAGCACAAGAATCCGGTGGAGGAGTGCACGAGCCAAATGAGCAGTGTATCCCAGAAGCCTAATTCTCCTGATCCCTTGCACGACTACTTCGATGCGGAGTCCATTCTCGATGAGGAGGTAGAAGAGGGCATCGACAGCATCATGGGCAACCTCAGCATGAACACCCCCACAGAGGACAGCAACAACGAGGTATCGAGCGACTGTAACTCCCCTGTCAATTTCCTGCTTGGGAGCCTCACAGGACACACAACGTGTGGCGGCTCCGAGCTCGAGCTGGAGCTTGGGCTCAGGAACGGGAGCATCCTGCGACGCGCGTCGAGGGACAAGGATGAAGGTGACTGGTGGAGGTTTCCGGCGGTTCCGGTGCAAGACATTTTTCCAAATCTTAAGCCTGCCGCGACAATACCGGcattggagaagaagaagaagaagatgaagaagaaaaagaacactGCAGGCACAATTTCCATCTTGTCACAGGAAGAATCGAAGGCTGGTTTGGGGCTCAAGCTGAACCATGAGGAGGTCATCAAGGCATGGTCAGACCGCAGCTCCATATTCTCCGACCATCCTGAGTCACCGGATTCATCAACAGCTGCTCCT GTCAGGTTGGAGGACATCAATCTTTTTCCAGACACCACTGGTGCTGACGGCACAAGGTGA